A single region of the Eulemur rufifrons isolate Redbay chromosome 8, OSU_ERuf_1, whole genome shotgun sequence genome encodes:
- the S100A8 gene encoding protein S100-A8 → MLTDLENALDSFIDVYHKYSLRKGNYHAIYMDDLKQLLETECPQYIQKKDANTWFKELDINRDGAINFEEFLIFVIKLGLAAHEDIHKE, encoded by the exons ATGCTGACCGACCTGGAGAATGCCTTGGACTCATTCATTGATGTATACCACAAATACTCCTTGCGAAAGGGGAATTACCATGCCATCTACATGGATGACCTGAAGCAGTTGCTGGAAACCGAGTGTCCTCAGTATATACAG AAAAAGGATGCAAACACCTGGTTCAAAGAGTTGGATATCAATAGAGATGGTGCAATCAACTTTGAGGAGTTCCTCATCTTTGTGATAAAGTTAGGCCTGGCGGCCCATGAAGACATCCACAAAGAGTAA
- the LOC138390524 gene encoding protein S100-A15A → MTDTPVEESLFQIIHCYHQYAARKGDVETLSLEEFKALLLDNVPRFMESLGRKEPYYIAELFRVADKNKDNQICFDEFLYVLGKLVKDYHLQYHRQLCAHHCARHSLY, encoded by the exons ATGACGGACACGCCAGTGGAAGAATCCCTCTTCCAAATCATCCACTGCTACCACCAGTATGCAGCCCGGAAAGGTGACGTGGAGACACTTTCCCTGGAGGAGTTTAAGGCCCTGCTCCTGGACAACGTTCCCCGCTTCATGGAGAGCTTG GGCCGCAAGGAGCCATACTACATCGCGGAGTTGTTCCGGGTAGCAGACAAGAACAAGGACAATCAGATCTGCTTCGACGAGTTCCTCTACGTCTTGGGCAAGCTGGTGAAGGACTACCACCTGCAGTACCACCGGCAGCTGTGCGCCCACCACTGCGCCCGGCACAGCCTCTACTAG